The genomic interval CCCGGCCCCGGTTCATGGCCCAGCCCCCGCTCTTCCCCGCCTCCGCACAGGAGGACAGCTCCCCCGTCATGGCGGCGATTCGAAGAGCGCTCGGCTCCACGCCTGGGTCCTGAACAGGGAGCGTGGAGCAGTGCCCCCCTCGGGCCCACTCCACGCTCCCCAGGATTCCCAGCAGCAACAACTCCATCCCGGGCCTGGGCAATGGGGTGTGGGGCAGCGAGATGGCCGGGACGGGTCCTTCATCCCCTGGACACCCGCGCCCTCCAGGTGGCGCATTTCCCGCCAGGGGGCGCCGACATTCCATCTGGGCGCCGCCACCTCGCGCACCCCGAGTCGTTTGAACTCAACCGGGCGTGACGTCCAGCATCGCGCTGCGGATGCTCAGGTCCAGTTGACTCTGGAGCACGCGGAGCAGGCTCGTCAGCTCGTGGCTGTCCTCGCCCAGCCGGGCCGCCAGCCGCGCGCGCACGTCCAGGCGGAGCTGCTCGCGGAACTGCGCCAGCCACCGCTTCACCGTGGAGCGGTCCACCTGATAGGCGCGGGCAATCTGCGCGGTCCCCATTCCCTCCACCAGGTGCAGGCGCAAGAGCGTGCGCGCCCTCGGCTCCAGCGCCCGCAGGGCCTCCTGGAAGGACGCCGTGAAGTCCTCGCGGTAGTTCTCCTGGATGAACCGCTGGTCCGCGTCCACCTGCGGCACGCTGCTCTCCGCGAGCTTGGCGTCATCCAGATCCAGCGAAATCTTGCGCTCCCGCATCAGGTTCAGCGCGGTGCGCAGCGCGGCGACCCGCAGCCACGACACCAGGGAGCCCTGTCCCCCGTAGTCCAAGATTCTGGGAGCCCGTTCACCGCTGGGCAGGAAGAGCTTCACCCGCAATAGCTGGAGGGCCTCATCCACCACGGTGAGTTCCAGGCCTCGGTGGATGAGCGCCTTGCGGAGCAAAGGTGTGTAGCGCGACTCGAAGTCAGCGAGGGCCTGTTCATCACCTTGTGCGCAGGCCTGCGCGAAGGCCACATCCGCCTCATGCTCTGTGCCACTCATCTTCTTGACCGCCCCCGTTGGGTATATTCGTTGTCCCGTCATGGACTGCATCGAGACGCGACAACTCTTCGCCTTCGCACAGGGTGAACTGGACGCCGAAGCGACGCACCAGATGGAGAAGCATCTTGATTCCTGCGCGTCCTGTCGAGCACTCGTGGCGGAAGCAGCTCGGGACGAGAATCCGGCCTCGAATCCATCCCTGTCCCCTCCTAA from Myxococcus stipitatus carries:
- a CDS encoding sigma-70 family RNA polymerase sigma factor, producing MQSMTGQRIYPTGAVKKMSGTEHEADVAFAQACAQGDEQALADFESRYTPLLRKALIHRGLELTVVDEALQLLRVKLFLPSGERAPRILDYGGQGSLVSWLRVAALRTALNLMRERKISLDLDDAKLAESSVPQVDADQRFIQENYREDFTASFQEALRALEPRARTLLRLHLVEGMGTAQIARAYQVDRSTVKRWLAQFREQLRLDVRARLAARLGEDSHELTSLLRVLQSQLDLSIRSAMLDVTPG